The following are encoded together in the Xanthomonas sacchari genome:
- a CDS encoding MFS transporter — MRSDRPLLPLSRVLALNAGFFGVQYSFGLQQSNMSPIYNYLGADHANLPYLWLAGPITGLVLQPVVGVLSDRTVTRWGRRMPYMVVGALVCSLCLLTMPFSVALWMAVALLWMLDAANNVAMEPYRALVSDVLAPPQRPLGYLTQSAFTGLGQTLAYVTPPLLVWLGMNQDAANAHHIPYVTIAAFAIGAGFSAASILLTARSVREPVLPAAELQRLRSAAVGPLATLREIVDAVRQMPPTMRQMAPVMLFQWYAMFCYWQYIVLSLSTTLFGTTAADSHGFREAGLVNGQIGGFYNFVAFLAAFAMVPVARRVGPKATHAACLVAAGVGMCVLPSIHDRWLLLLPMIGIGLAWASMMGNPYLMLANSIPPERTGVYMGLFNLFIVLPMLIQIVTLPLYYDSLLQGDPRNVIRLAGVLMLAAAVAMLLVKRREWGTGNGESEKRGIVR, encoded by the coding sequence ATGCGTTCCGATCGTCCCCTGCTTCCGCTCTCGCGCGTGCTGGCGCTCAACGCCGGTTTCTTCGGCGTGCAGTACAGCTTCGGGCTGCAGCAGAGCAACATGAGCCCGATCTACAACTACCTGGGCGCCGACCACGCCAACCTTCCCTACCTGTGGCTGGCCGGCCCGATCACCGGGCTGGTGCTGCAACCGGTGGTCGGCGTACTCAGCGACCGCACCGTCACCCGCTGGGGCCGGCGCATGCCGTACATGGTGGTGGGCGCGCTGGTGTGCAGCCTGTGCCTGCTGACCATGCCCTTCAGCGTGGCGCTGTGGATGGCGGTGGCGCTGCTGTGGATGCTGGATGCGGCCAACAACGTGGCGATGGAGCCGTACCGCGCGCTGGTCAGCGACGTGCTGGCGCCGCCGCAGCGGCCGCTGGGCTACCTGACCCAGAGCGCGTTCACCGGCCTCGGCCAGACCCTGGCCTATGTCACCCCGCCGTTGCTGGTGTGGCTGGGCATGAACCAGGACGCGGCCAACGCCCACCACATTCCCTACGTCACCATCGCCGCGTTCGCGATCGGTGCGGGATTCTCCGCCGCCTCGATCCTGCTCACCGCGCGCAGCGTGCGCGAGCCGGTGCTGCCGGCGGCGGAATTGCAGCGCCTGCGCAGCGCCGCGGTCGGGCCGCTGGCGACGTTGCGCGAGATCGTCGACGCGGTGCGGCAGATGCCGCCGACGATGCGGCAGATGGCCCCGGTGATGCTGTTCCAGTGGTATGCGATGTTCTGCTACTGGCAGTACATCGTGCTGTCGCTGTCGACCACGCTGTTCGGCACCACCGCGGCGGACTCGCATGGCTTCCGCGAGGCCGGCCTGGTCAACGGGCAGATCGGCGGCTTCTACAACTTCGTGGCGTTCCTGGCCGCGTTCGCGATGGTGCCGGTGGCGCGCCGCGTCGGCCCCAAGGCCACCCACGCCGCCTGCCTGGTCGCCGCCGGCGTCGGCATGTGCGTGCTGCCGTCGATCCACGACCGCTGGCTGTTGCTGCTGCCGATGATCGGCATCGGCCTGGCCTGGGCCAGCATGATGGGCAATCCCTACCTGATGCTGGCCAACAGCATCCCGCCCGAACGCACCGGCGTGTACATGGGCCTGTTCAACCTGTTCATCGTGCTGCCGATGCTGATCCAGATCGTGACCCTGCCGCTGTACTACGACAGCCTGCTGCAGGGCGATCCGCGCAACGTCATTCGCCTGGCCGGCGTGTTGATGCTGGCGGCGGCGGTGGCGATGTTGTTGGTGAAGCGTCGGGAATGGGGAACCGGGAATGGGGAATCGGAAAAGCGCGGCATCGTGCGCTGA
- a CDS encoding response regulator transcription factor — protein sequence MRLLLVEDNADLADAIVRRMRRSGHAVDWQRDGLSAAGVLRYQRFDLVVLDIGLPGLDGLRVLAGLRERGDTTPVLMLTARDGIEDRVQALDVGADDYLGKPFDFREFEARCRVLLRRNRGQASEVVQLGGFAFDNAAHSVSLDGTPIELPNREYRLLEILIGRLGQVVGKDEIGNGLFGFDDEAGPNAIELYVGRLRKKLAAAPLRIVTVRGVGYKLEAAATPDPAAADADG from the coding sequence ATGCGCCTGCTCCTGGTAGAAGACAACGCCGATCTCGCCGATGCGATCGTGCGGCGCATGCGCCGCAGTGGGCATGCGGTGGATTGGCAGCGCGATGGCTTGAGTGCGGCCGGGGTGCTGCGCTACCAGCGCTTCGATCTGGTGGTGCTGGATATCGGCCTGCCGGGGCTGGACGGGCTGCGCGTGCTGGCCGGGCTGCGCGAGCGCGGCGATACCACGCCGGTGCTGATGCTGACCGCGCGCGACGGCATCGAGGACCGGGTGCAGGCGCTGGACGTGGGTGCAGATGATTACCTGGGCAAGCCGTTCGATTTCCGCGAGTTCGAGGCGCGCTGCCGGGTGCTGCTGCGGCGCAACCGCGGCCAGGCCAGCGAGGTGGTGCAACTCGGCGGTTTCGCCTTCGACAACGCCGCGCACAGCGTCAGCCTGGACGGCACGCCGATCGAGCTGCCCAACCGCGAGTACCGCCTGCTGGAGATCCTGATCGGCCGGCTCGGCCAGGTCGTGGGCAAGGACGAGATCGGCAACGGCCTGTTCGGCTTCGACGACGAGGCCGGGCCGAACGCGATCGAGTTGTACGTCGGGCGCCTGCGCAAGAAGCTGGCCGCCGCGCCGTTGCGCATCGTCACCGTGCGCGGCGTCGGCTACAAGCTGGAGGCGGCGGCGACGCCGGATCCGGCGGCAGCGGACGCCGATGGCTGA
- a CDS encoding CitMHS family transporter, with the protein MLTALGFGMVITFMYLIMSKRLSPLVALIIVPIVFALAGGFGTGINEMMLEGIKKIAPTGVMLMFAILYFGVMIDAGLFDPLVRRILRLVKGDPMKIVVGTAVLALLISLDGDGSTTYMITISAMLPLYRRLGMNALNMTCVTILAGGVMNLTPWGGPTARAATALHVDPADVFVPLVPAMALAIAGILVLAWYLGMKERRRLGVVTLPGDAWMDSSVADDGEALPTVEDAEDIKRPRLLWVNLALTLALMAALVIGVLPMPVLFMIGFALALLINYPNLAEQRRRLVNHAGNVLSVVSLIFAAGVFTGILSNTGMVEAMSRSFLAVIPDAWGPYLAVITALASMPFTFFMSNDAFYFGVLPILSDAASHYGITPVEMARASLAGQPVHLLSPLVPSTYLLVGLAKVDFADHQRFTLKWAVLVSLVLMGGGLLFGLFPLAK; encoded by the coding sequence ATGCTGACCGCGCTCGGTTTCGGAATGGTCATTACCTTCATGTACCTGATCATGAGCAAGCGGCTGTCGCCGCTGGTCGCGCTGATCATCGTCCCGATCGTGTTCGCGCTGGCCGGCGGCTTCGGCACCGGCATCAACGAGATGATGCTGGAGGGGATCAAGAAGATCGCGCCCACCGGCGTCATGCTGATGTTCGCGATCCTGTACTTCGGGGTGATGATCGACGCCGGCCTGTTCGATCCGCTGGTCCGGCGCATCCTGCGCCTGGTCAAGGGCGACCCGATGAAGATCGTGGTCGGCACCGCGGTGCTGGCGCTGCTGATCTCGCTCGACGGCGACGGCTCCACCACCTACATGATCACCATTTCGGCGATGCTGCCGCTGTACCGGCGGCTGGGCATGAACGCGCTGAACATGACCTGCGTGACCATTCTCGCCGGCGGCGTGATGAACCTGACGCCGTGGGGCGGCCCCACCGCGCGCGCCGCCACCGCCCTGCACGTGGATCCGGCCGACGTGTTCGTGCCGCTGGTGCCGGCGATGGCGCTGGCGATCGCCGGCATCCTGGTGCTGGCCTGGTACCTGGGCATGAAGGAACGCCGCCGCCTCGGCGTGGTGACGCTGCCGGGCGATGCCTGGATGGACAGCAGCGTGGCCGATGACGGCGAGGCCCTGCCCACCGTGGAGGATGCCGAGGACATCAAGCGGCCGCGGCTGCTGTGGGTGAACCTGGCACTGACCCTGGCGCTGATGGCGGCGCTGGTGATCGGTGTGCTGCCGATGCCGGTGCTGTTCATGATCGGCTTCGCGCTGGCGCTGCTGATCAACTACCCGAACCTGGCCGAGCAGCGCCGCCGCCTGGTCAACCATGCCGGCAACGTGCTGTCGGTGGTGTCGCTGATCTTCGCCGCCGGCGTGTTCACCGGCATCCTCTCCAACACCGGCATGGTCGAGGCGATGTCGCGCAGCTTCCTGGCGGTGATCCCCGACGCCTGGGGCCCGTACCTGGCGGTGATCACCGCACTGGCGAGCATGCCCTTCACCTTCTTCATGTCCAACGACGCCTTCTACTTCGGCGTGCTGCCGATCCTGTCCGACGCCGCCAGCCACTACGGCATCACCCCGGTGGAAATGGCCCGCGCCTCGCTGGCCGGACAACCAGTGCACCTGCTCAGCCCACTGGTGCCGTCCACCTACCTGCTGGTCGGCCTGGCCAAGGTCGACTTCGCTGACCACCAACGCTTCACCCTGAAATGGGCGGTGCTGGTGTCGTTGGTGTTGATGGGCGGCGGGCTGTTGTTCGGTCTGTTTCCGCTGGCCAAGTGA
- a CDS encoding TonB-dependent receptor domain-containing protein, whose protein sequence is MHHPSIRLQTLALAVAAALSAPGALAQQATPAAADAPAAQGDVVSLDSVFVTGTATPKSKLKSSVSVSTVGAEAIEQSAPRSTAEIFRNIPGIRSESSGGEGNANIAVRGLPVASGGAKFLQLQEDGLPVLEFGDIAFGNADIFLRADYSLERIEAIRGGSASTFASNSPGGIINFISKTGDTAGGSVGLTRGLGGYDNTRLDFDYGAPFAEHWQFNVGGFYRRGDGVRDAGYTTDKGGQLKANLTRLFDNGYVRVYAKYLNDRAAGYLPVPTRVSGSDGSPHFGSIDGFDPGTDTLYSPYFRSSATLDGGNKPSRVELSDGMHPLSRAFGAEAQFDIGGGWTLTDKFRIADTSGRFVSPFPAQVADAGALAASIGGAGASLRYVDGPNAGQAYTGLALRTHLFNVHLNGLGNAVNDFSLARDFGSGDGGNLNLKAGWYTSRQTIDVDWTWNSYVQSLGHRARLLDVVAADGSLRSQDGLYAYGVPYWGLDNTRHYDVRYDINAPYLALSWDQGPLSVDGSLRYDMGRARGNTVGGVLASNVDVNGDGVIEAPEQSVATIDYANPKPVRYDWNYLSYSFGGNYMLNDDLAAFARYSRGARANADRLLFGVVRDDGSVSSNEAVNFVKQLEGGLKWRSGGLSLFATAFAARTQEQNYEATTQRFFDRTYKAHGLELEAAYRTGGFSLNGGLTWTDATIDKDQITPANAGNTPRRQARFVWQLTPSYRGERYQVGVNAIGTSSAYTQDSNQLKMPGYTQVNLFGDYRITDALTVSLNVNNLFNTFGLTEAEEASIADAASGVIRARSIPGRTSSISLRYDF, encoded by the coding sequence ATGCACCACCCTTCGATCCGCCTGCAGACCCTGGCCCTGGCCGTCGCCGCGGCGCTGTCCGCACCGGGCGCGCTCGCGCAACAGGCCACGCCCGCCGCTGCCGACGCCCCGGCGGCGCAGGGCGACGTGGTCAGCCTGGACTCGGTCTTCGTCACCGGCACCGCCACGCCCAAGAGCAAGCTCAAGTCCAGCGTCTCGGTCAGCACCGTCGGCGCCGAGGCGATCGAACAGTCGGCGCCGCGCAGCACCGCCGAGATCTTCCGCAACATCCCCGGCATCCGCTCCGAATCCAGCGGCGGCGAAGGCAACGCCAACATCGCCGTGCGCGGCCTGCCGGTCGCCTCCGGTGGCGCCAAGTTCCTGCAGTTGCAGGAAGACGGCCTGCCGGTGCTGGAATTCGGCGACATCGCCTTCGGCAATGCCGACATCTTCCTGCGCGCCGACTACAGCCTGGAGCGCATCGAGGCGATCCGCGGCGGCTCGGCGTCCACCTTCGCCAGCAACTCGCCCGGCGGCATCATCAACTTCATCAGCAAGACCGGCGACACCGCCGGCGGCAGCGTCGGCCTCACCCGCGGCCTGGGCGGCTACGACAACACCCGCCTGGACTTCGACTACGGCGCACCGTTCGCCGAGCACTGGCAGTTCAACGTCGGCGGTTTCTACCGGCGCGGCGACGGTGTACGCGACGCCGGCTACACCACCGACAAGGGCGGCCAGCTCAAGGCCAACCTGACCCGGCTGTTCGACAACGGCTACGTGCGCGTCTACGCCAAGTACCTCAACGACCGCGCCGCCGGCTACCTGCCGGTGCCCACGCGGGTCAGCGGCAGCGACGGGTCGCCGCACTTCGGCAGCATCGACGGTTTCGATCCCGGCACCGACACGCTGTACAGCCCGTACTTCCGCAGCAGCGCCACCCTCGATGGCGGCAACAAGCCGTCGCGGGTGGAACTGAGCGACGGCATGCATCCGCTGTCGCGCGCGTTCGGCGCCGAGGCGCAGTTCGACATCGGCGGTGGCTGGACCCTGACCGACAAGTTCCGCATCGCCGACACCTCCGGCCGCTTCGTTTCGCCGTTCCCCGCGCAGGTCGCCGATGCCGGCGCGCTGGCGGCGAGCATCGGCGGCGCCGGTGCCAGCCTGCGCTACGTCGACGGCCCGAACGCCGGCCAGGCCTACACCGGGCTGGCGCTGCGCACGCATCTGTTCAACGTGCACCTCAACGGCCTGGGCAACGCGGTCAACGACTTCAGCCTGGCGCGCGACTTCGGCAGCGGCGACGGCGGCAATCTCAACCTCAAGGCCGGCTGGTACACCTCGCGGCAGACCATCGACGTGGACTGGACCTGGAACTCCTACGTGCAGTCGCTGGGGCACCGTGCGCGGCTGCTGGACGTGGTCGCCGCCGACGGCAGCCTGCGCTCGCAGGACGGCCTGTACGCCTACGGCGTGCCGTACTGGGGGCTGGACAACACCCGCCACTACGACGTGCGCTACGACATCAACGCGCCGTACCTGGCGCTGAGCTGGGACCAGGGTCCGTTGAGCGTGGACGGCAGCCTGCGCTACGACATGGGCCGCGCGCGCGGCAACACCGTCGGCGGCGTACTGGCCAGCAATGTCGACGTGAACGGCGACGGCGTGATCGAGGCGCCGGAGCAAAGCGTAGCGACCATCGACTACGCCAACCCAAAGCCGGTGCGCTACGACTGGAACTACCTGTCGTATTCGTTCGGCGGCAATTATATGCTCAACGACGACCTGGCCGCGTTCGCGCGCTACAGCCGCGGCGCGCGCGCCAATGCCGACCGCCTGCTGTTCGGCGTGGTCCGCGACGACGGCTCGGTGTCCTCCAACGAGGCGGTGAACTTCGTCAAGCAGCTCGAAGGCGGCCTGAAGTGGCGCAGCGGCGGGCTGAGCCTGTTTGCCACCGCCTTCGCCGCGCGCACCCAGGAGCAGAACTACGAAGCCACCACCCAGCGCTTCTTCGACCGCACCTACAAGGCGCACGGCCTGGAACTCGAAGCCGCTTACCGCACTGGCGGCTTCAGCCTCAACGGCGGCCTGACCTGGACCGACGCCACCATCGACAAGGACCAGATCACCCCGGCCAACGCCGGCAACACCCCGCGTCGGCAGGCGCGCTTCGTCTGGCAGTTGACGCCGAGCTACCGCGGCGAGCGCTACCAGGTCGGGGTCAATGCGATCGGCACCAGCTCGGCCTACACCCAGGACAGCAACCAGCTGAAGATGCCCGGCTACACCCAGGTCAACCTGTTCGGCGATTACCGCATCACCGATGCGCTGACCGTCTCGCTCAACGTCAACAACCTGTTCAACACCTTCGGCCTGACCGAAGCGGAGGAAGCGTCGATCGCCGACGCGGCTTCCGGCGTGATCCGTGCGCGCTCGATCCCGGGCCGCACTTCCAGCATCAGCCTACGCTACGACTTCTGA
- a CDS encoding sensor histidine kinase, producing the protein MAEAALPAPSIRRTLLRYLGALSLLGAVALFFVARDYGQRAANRSYDHLLVSSALSIVDSVALAGGQWQVDLPYAALDLLAMAPEDRVFYRVFDARGRTITGYDDLPAAPSLPRASAPPRLFDAVYSGEPVRFAVVSRRVSSAAAQDQVWVQVGQTRRAREALAQDVVLHALVAIALLSLLALALVWLGVSRALRPLRTLERELSRREPSELKPVAATAPQEMQQMVAALNRFMARLAGSNETLRAFMAEAAHQMRTPLAALRAQAQLALDEDDPREMRRSLEAIERNATHMSRLLNQLLSDASVIHRSNLQRYASVDLAEVLHQALHEAVPQAAPRPRVQLAVASEPALVRGDALLLREAIKNLIDNACKYGGDGALQVALTCSARDCVVTVADHGPGIAAAEAERVFERFVRGEGAAAGGAGLGLAIVKRVVEAHGGRIDLSNRVGGGLIASLHLPRLHP; encoded by the coding sequence ATGGCTGAGGCCGCGTTGCCGGCGCCGTCGATTCGGCGCACGCTGCTGCGCTACCTGGGCGCGCTGTCGCTGCTCGGCGCGGTAGCGCTGTTCTTCGTGGCGCGCGATTACGGCCAGCGCGCCGCCAACCGCTCCTACGACCACCTGCTGGTGTCCTCGGCGCTGTCCATCGTCGATTCGGTGGCGCTGGCCGGCGGCCAGTGGCAGGTGGACCTGCCGTACGCGGCGCTGGACCTGCTGGCGATGGCGCCGGAGGACCGGGTGTTCTACCGCGTGTTCGATGCGCGCGGGCGCACCATCACCGGCTACGACGACCTGCCGGCGGCGCCGTCGCTGCCGCGCGCCAGTGCGCCGCCGCGCTTGTTCGATGCGGTCTACAGCGGCGAGCCGGTGCGCTTTGCGGTGGTGTCGCGGCGGGTGTCCTCGGCGGCGGCGCAGGACCAGGTGTGGGTACAGGTGGGGCAGACCCGGCGCGCCCGCGAGGCGCTGGCGCAGGACGTGGTGCTGCACGCGCTGGTGGCGATCGCATTGCTGTCGCTGCTGGCGTTGGCGCTGGTCTGGCTGGGTGTGTCGCGCGCGCTGCGGCCGCTGCGCACGCTGGAGCGCGAGCTGTCGCGGCGCGAGCCGTCCGAGCTCAAGCCGGTGGCCGCGACCGCGCCGCAGGAGATGCAGCAGATGGTGGCGGCGCTGAACCGCTTCATGGCGCGCCTGGCCGGCAGCAACGAAACCTTGCGCGCCTTCATGGCCGAGGCCGCGCACCAGATGCGCACGCCGCTGGCGGCGCTGCGCGCGCAGGCGCAACTGGCGCTGGACGAGGACGACCCGCGCGAGATGCGCCGCAGCCTGGAGGCGATCGAGCGCAACGCCACCCACATGAGCCGCCTGCTCAACCAGTTGCTCAGCGACGCCAGCGTGATCCACCGCTCCAACCTGCAGCGCTACGCCAGCGTCGACCTGGCCGAGGTGCTGCACCAGGCGCTGCACGAGGCCGTGCCGCAGGCCGCGCCGCGGCCGCGCGTGCAACTGGCCGTCGCCAGCGAGCCGGCATTGGTGCGCGGCGATGCGCTGCTGTTGCGCGAGGCGATCAAGAACCTGATCGATAACGCCTGCAAGTACGGCGGCGACGGCGCGCTGCAGGTGGCGCTGACCTGCAGCGCGCGCGACTGCGTAGTGACCGTGGCCGACCACGGCCCGGGCATCGCCGCGGCCGAGGCCGAGCGCGTGTTCGAGCGCTTCGTGCGCGGCGAGGGCGCGGCCGCCGGCGGTGCAGGGCTCGGCCTGGCGATCGTCAAGCGCGTGGTCGAAGCGCATGGCGGGCGCATCGACCTGTCCAACCGCGTGGGCGGCGGCCTGATCGCCAGCCTGCATCTGCCGAGGTTGCATCCATGA
- a CDS encoding LacI family DNA-binding transcriptional regulator has protein sequence MSDKPESGAPAARLQMADIARMAGVSESTVSRALADNPVVAERTRAYIKQLARDAGYRVDPVARSLRSRRSNIVCVAVPLMHAHEQPLSDPFMMTMLALLADALTARGYSMLLSKLDQHQDHWVEDLARNSRADGVIMLGQSHEHASLDAAARGGLPMLVWGSRIDGQAYASVGSDNLRGGELATAHLIEHGRRRIAFLGDEQLPEVAPRFAGYRRMLDAHGLAFDPRLHARSHFLSEDAYRLTRAMLKKTDPPDAVFAASDVIALGAIRALIEAGHRVPQDIALVGFDDIPLAAYSQPPLTTVRQDLAQAATLLVDGVLNLIAGTPVDSVEMPVSLVVRESA, from the coding sequence ATGTCCGACAAACCCGAATCCGGCGCGCCCGCCGCGCGCCTGCAGATGGCCGACATCGCGCGCATGGCCGGCGTCTCCGAATCCACGGTGTCGCGCGCGCTGGCCGACAATCCCGTGGTCGCCGAACGCACCCGCGCCTACATCAAGCAGCTCGCCCGCGACGCCGGCTACCGGGTCGATCCGGTGGCGCGCAGCCTGCGCTCGCGCCGCTCCAACATCGTCTGCGTGGCGGTGCCGCTGATGCACGCGCACGAGCAGCCGCTGTCGGACCCGTTCATGATGACCATGCTGGCGCTGCTGGCCGACGCGCTGACCGCGCGCGGCTACAGCATGCTGCTGTCCAAGCTGGACCAGCACCAGGACCACTGGGTCGAGGACCTGGCGCGCAACAGCCGCGCCGACGGCGTCATCATGCTCGGCCAGAGCCACGAGCACGCCTCGCTCGACGCCGCCGCGCGCGGCGGCCTGCCGATGCTGGTGTGGGGCAGCCGCATCGACGGCCAGGCCTATGCCAGCGTGGGCAGCGACAACCTGCGCGGCGGCGAACTGGCCACCGCGCACCTGATCGAGCATGGCCGCCGGCGCATCGCCTTCCTCGGCGACGAGCAGTTGCCCGAAGTGGCGCCGCGCTTCGCCGGCTACCGGCGCATGCTCGACGCGCATGGCCTGGCGTTCGACCCGCGGCTGCACGCGCGCAGCCACTTCCTCAGCGAGGACGCCTACCGCCTGACCCGCGCGATGCTGAAGAAGACCGACCCGCCGGATGCGGTGTTCGCCGCCTCCGACGTGATCGCCCTGGGCGCGATCCGCGCCCTGATCGAGGCCGGCCACCGCGTGCCGCAGGACATCGCCCTGGTCGGCTTCGACGACATCCCCCTGGCCGCCTACAGCCAGCCGCCGCTGACCACCGTGCGCCAGGACCTGGCCCAGGCCGCCACCCTGCTGGTGGACGGCGTACTGAACCTGATCGCCGGCACGCCGGTGGATTCGGTGGAGATGCCGGTGAGTCTGGTGGTGCGGGAGTCGGCTTGA
- the phbB gene encoding acetoacetyl-CoA reductase — protein sequence MTLRIAYVTSGMGSIGTAICQKLARNGHTVVAGCGPDSPRKSAWLREQRELGFDFIASEGNATDWDSTVAAFAKVKAEVGEIDVLVNNAGGSRDMLFRQMGREDWQAVIASNLHALFNITKQVVDGMTARGWGRIVNIGAVSAQKGQIGQINYATAKAAMQGFSRALAQEVASRGVTVNTVSPGYIASAAISGFPPDVLDRLASSVPLRRLGKPEEVAALCAWLASDEAAYVTGADYAVNGGLHMA from the coding sequence GTGACCCTCAGAATCGCCTACGTCACCAGCGGCATGGGCAGCATCGGTACCGCGATCTGCCAGAAGCTGGCGCGCAACGGCCATACCGTGGTTGCCGGCTGCGGGCCGGACTCGCCGCGCAAGTCGGCGTGGCTGCGCGAGCAGCGCGAGCTCGGCTTCGACTTCATCGCCTCCGAGGGCAACGCCACCGACTGGGATTCGACGGTGGCCGCGTTCGCCAAGGTCAAGGCCGAGGTCGGCGAGATCGACGTGCTGGTCAACAACGCCGGCGGCAGCCGCGACATGCTGTTCCGGCAGATGGGCCGCGAGGACTGGCAGGCGGTGATCGCCAGCAATCTGCATGCGCTGTTCAACATCACCAAGCAGGTGGTGGACGGCATGACCGCGCGTGGCTGGGGCCGCATCGTCAACATCGGTGCGGTCAGCGCGCAGAAGGGTCAGATCGGGCAGATCAACTACGCCACCGCCAAGGCGGCGATGCAGGGCTTCAGCCGCGCGCTGGCGCAGGAAGTGGCCTCGCGCGGGGTCACCGTCAATACCGTCTCGCCCGGCTACATCGCCAGCGCGGCGATCAGCGGCTTCCCGCCGGACGTGCTCGACCGCCTGGCCAGCTCGGTGCCGCTGCGCCGGCTCGGCAAACCCGAGGAAGTGGCCGCGCTGTGCGCCTGGCTGGCCTCGGACGAGGCCGCCTACGTCACCGGCGCCGACTACGCGGTCAACGGCGGCCTGCACATGGCCTAG
- a CDS encoding OprO/OprP family phosphate-selective porin, with protein MELKTLTLGSACALLCLAGSARAASDDDGPVTAELGGRLHWDFAHFDNDNRGTPNPDDTEIRRLWLDVSGKFFGFGYKVEGDFAGLQDDFNGKGIEAKDVYITRKFDAGTLTVGQFKQYFTLDDRTGSNFGQFLERSGAASTLAPLYRKAVSWQAAGTDYTWAASVYSLQSIDVSNVRGHAFGGRGTWAPGARDGDVLHLGLSLAHEHYDHPGAGGAPALSIRPRPAGHLSDDSRITLARFADGRDTDVDKWSLEYAQVRGPLSWQGEFSGGLFDDGAQRADVMAAYGFVSWFATGESRRYDSKTGRFTRIKQVNHKYGAFELALRYDRMWGEQHRDGQPDLLDASTASWTLAGNWYIKPNLRLMLNLIDSRNRDHLAGTTLDHTRAITGRFQYDF; from the coding sequence GTGGAACTGAAGACTCTGACATTGGGCAGCGCCTGCGCGTTGCTGTGCCTGGCCGGATCGGCGCGCGCCGCCAGCGACGACGACGGCCCGGTGACCGCCGAGCTCGGTGGCCGCCTGCATTGGGATTTCGCCCACTTCGACAACGACAATCGCGGCACGCCCAATCCCGACGACACCGAGATCCGCCGGCTGTGGCTGGACGTGTCCGGCAAGTTCTTCGGCTTCGGCTACAAGGTCGAAGGCGATTTCGCCGGGCTGCAGGACGACTTCAACGGCAAGGGCATCGAGGCCAAGGACGTCTACATCACCCGTAAATTCGATGCCGGCACCCTCACCGTGGGCCAGTTCAAGCAGTACTTCACCCTCGACGACCGCACCGGCTCCAACTTCGGCCAGTTCCTGGAGCGCAGCGGCGCGGCCAGTACGCTGGCGCCGCTGTACCGCAAGGCGGTGTCATGGCAGGCCGCGGGCACCGACTACACCTGGGCCGCCAGCGTCTACAGCCTGCAGAGCATCGACGTCTCCAACGTCCGCGGCCACGCGTTCGGCGGCCGCGGCACGTGGGCGCCAGGCGCGCGCGACGGCGACGTGCTGCACCTGGGCCTGTCGCTGGCGCACGAGCACTACGACCATCCCGGCGCCGGCGGTGCGCCGGCGCTGAGTATCCGCCCGCGCCCGGCCGGACATCTGTCCGACGACAGCCGCATCACCCTCGCGCGCTTCGCCGACGGTCGCGATACCGACGTGGACAAGTGGTCGCTGGAATACGCGCAGGTGCGCGGGCCGTTGTCGTGGCAGGGCGAGTTCAGCGGCGGACTGTTCGACGACGGCGCGCAGCGTGCCGACGTGATGGCGGCCTACGGCTTCGTCAGCTGGTTCGCCACCGGCGAATCGCGCCGCTACGACAGCAAGACCGGGCGTTTCACCCGCATCAAGCAGGTCAACCACAAGTACGGCGCCTTCGAACTGGCGCTGCGCTACGACCGCATGTGGGGCGAGCAGCACCGTGACGGCCAGCCGGATCTGCTCGACGCCTCCACCGCGTCGTGGACGCTGGCCGGCAACTGGTACATCAAGCCGAACCTGCGGCTGATGCTCAACCTGATCGACAGCCGCAACCGCGATCACCTGGCCGGGACCACGCTCGACCATACCCGCGCGATTACCGGTCGTTTCCAGTACGACTTCTGA